A segment of the Chrysiogenia bacterium genome:
GCCCACTTGCCGAAGGAAATGCGCTTTGCGGTCGTTTGAATGTCTGCAGTCTTTTCTACAATGACGGGCGACTTGCCACCCAGTTCCAGCGTGACCGGGGTCAGGCTCTTCGCGGCTGCCTGCATCACACGGCTGCCGATTGCACCATTGCCAGTGTAAAATATGTGATCGAAATCAAGTTCAAGGAGCTCTTCGGCGATGTCCGCACCGCCTTCGACGACGTCCACATAATCGGGATCCAGATACTGAGGCAGCTTCTCCGCCAACATCCGCGACGTTGCGGGCGCGAGTTCCGAAGGTTTCAGGACGACGCAGTTGCCCGCAGCAAGAGCCCCGGCCAACGGAGTTATCGTGAGATGCAGCGGGTAGTTCCAGGCGCCGAAGATGAGCGCCACGCCCAGGGGCTCGCTGCGCACGTAGCTCCTTGCCGGGGCGAGCAGCAACGTCGTACCCACTCGCTCGTCACGCATCCAGCGCTTGAGGTTCCGCTTGTATTCGAGGATCTCCATTGCAGTGGGCGCGATCTCGCCCGTTGCATCGGCCTTGCTCTTGCTGAGGTCTTCGCGAAGAGCGGCCTGGATCGATTTCTGCTCTTTGTAGAGGAACTTCAGCAGACCGGTCAGCTGGCGCTGACGCCAGCGATAGCCCCGCGTGGTACCTTCATTGAACTTCGTTCGAAGTTCATCGACGATGGGCCCCAATCCACCGCAAGGATTCTCAATCGCAACTTCCATTGTTCGCTCCGGTGCGTATCGCCCAACTGATCCCATCTGAAAAACACGCTCGGGGGCGATGACGCATAGCAGCGTATTATGGAATTTCTATCGGATTCAAGATAAATCTGATACTACTTTTTACTTGGCAAAAAATAGGGGTTAACCTATTGATATGCCTAGAAGAATTCCGCAGCAAAAGCGCTCAAAACAGAAGGTCGATGCCATAATCCGACATACCCTTCGGATTATTGAAAACGAGGGGTATCCGCGGGCCACCACCGCGAGAATTGCCAAGGAAGCGGGGATCGGGCTGGCCTCCCTCTACGAGTATTTTGAAAACAGGGACGACATCATTCTCGCCGCCCTCGAACTCGAAGCGGCCGCAGTCTGGAGAGCGGTTGAGTCGGGACTCCTGAAGATCAATGAACTCGGACCGGTCGAGGGGCTGCGCTATGCCCTGCACGTGACAATGTCAGAGGTCACGCGCCGCGCGGGTAGCGTGCAGATTCTGCTCAGCAATTTTCCCGGTGTGATCCGGCATCCGGCAGTCGTCAAGCTCAACACCCGGCTTGAGGCAACCCTGCGATTTGTGCTGATCTCGATGAGCAATGGAACAGAGATT
Coding sequences within it:
- a CDS encoding aldehyde dehydrogenase family protein yields the protein MEVAIENPCGGLGPIVDELRTKFNEGTTRGYRWRQRQLTGLLKFLYKEQKSIQAALREDLSKSKADATGEIAPTAMEILEYKRNLKRWMRDERVGTTLLLAPARSYVRSEPLGVALIFGAWNYPLHLTITPLAGALAAGNCVVLKPSELAPATSRMLAEKLPQYLDPDYVDVVEGGADIAEELLELDFDHIFYTGNGAIGSRVMQAAAKSLTPVTLELGGKSPVIVEKTADIQTTAKRISFGKWANAGQTCVAPDYVLVEKEVEEDLLRALKQTLLDFYGPEPQKNRAFGRVVNQRHVERLKGMLSSGRILIGGEVDVADNYVAPTILRDVRGDDPVMQEEIFGPILPVLPVESVEQAIRFVNARPKPLGLYLFTKNRAVERDVIARTSSGGVCINHAGLQIVNPKLPFGGVGASGMGAYHGKASFEAFSHRKSVLKKPFFFDPAFLYPKFKKRK
- a CDS encoding TetR/AcrR family transcriptional regulator, which encodes MPRRIPQQKRSKQKVDAIIRHTLRIIENEGYPRATTARIAKEAGIGLASLYEYFENRDDIILAALELEAAAVWRAVESGLLKINELGPVEGLRYALHVTMSEVTRRAGSVQILLSNFPGVIRHPAVVKLNTRLEATLRFVLISMSNGTEIQNLDTKAFLLTNTVMGIFLGVATGLPEGVTEEDLIDEIVTAAQTLLGIQKPD